In Arthrobacter sp. SLBN-83, one DNA window encodes the following:
- a CDS encoding pullulanase X25 domain-containing protein, giving the protein MAKSTAENTYLRLKTVLDVLTEGVWSGDALNAGQVLAEATARVPFNEHEAELLSGGIPRGHKTLTSATAKLVKAGWLIKGRSGWTITEDGMRATVAFPDVDSFAAALDAGTPVPADIPVPTAPEGFVRPVSAAAATLEVPAKEAAPKKTAKKAPAKKAASAVGKAAKALEDAVEPVVKAVRKGKSPAKDKAEAVAAPAGTSTAAGAAEPFEGPDVETLPQPEAVAVVGDFNTILGAPEDWAPQYDEAQMEFDFLDQLWKKSAELPAGYYTFKIALNRSWDENYGAFGTFDGPNHELHHAGGTVTIRYNHATRDITIN; this is encoded by the coding sequence ATGGCCAAGTCCACCGCAGAAAACACTTACCTTCGGCTCAAGACCGTGCTGGATGTCCTGACCGAAGGCGTGTGGTCCGGCGATGCGCTGAATGCTGGCCAGGTCCTGGCGGAAGCAACTGCCCGCGTGCCGTTCAACGAGCATGAGGCCGAACTCCTCAGCGGCGGCATCCCTCGGGGTCACAAGACCCTCACCTCGGCAACCGCCAAGCTGGTCAAGGCGGGCTGGCTGATCAAGGGCCGCTCGGGCTGGACCATCACCGAGGATGGCATGCGCGCCACCGTTGCCTTCCCGGACGTGGATTCCTTTGCAGCAGCGCTCGACGCCGGCACCCCGGTCCCTGCCGACATCCCCGTTCCCACGGCTCCCGAGGGCTTTGTCCGCCCGGTTTCCGCAGCCGCGGCAACGCTGGAGGTCCCGGCCAAGGAAGCAGCACCGAAGAAGACCGCCAAGAAGGCTCCCGCGAAGAAGGCAGCCTCCGCTGTGGGCAAGGCAGCTAAGGCGCTCGAAGACGCCGTGGAGCCCGTGGTGAAGGCCGTCCGCAAGGGCAAGTCTCCCGCCAAGGACAAGGCCGAAGCTGTTGCTGCCCCTGCTGGAACCTCAACGGCGGCCGGCGCTGCTGAGCCGTTCGAGGGCCCTGACGTTGAGACCCTGCCGCAGCCCGAGGCTGTGGCCGTGGTGGGTGACTTCAACACCATCCTGGGCGCGCCTGAGGACTGGGCGCCGCAGTACGACGAAGCCCAGATGGAGTTCGACTTCCTGGACCAGCTGTGGAAGAAGAGCGCCGAGCTTCCTGCCGGCTACTACACCTTCAAGATCGCCCTCAACCGTTCGTGGGATGAGAACTACGGCGCCTTCGGCACGTTCGACGGCCCCAACCACGAACTGCACCACGCCGGTGGCACCGTGACCATCCGCTACAACCACGCCACCCGCGATATCACCATCAACTAG
- a CDS encoding adenosine deaminase — protein MDNFAGGSSAPETETEPAETEVPAKPLPVAELHLHIEGTLQPELIFALAERNGITLPYSGLDELRQKYEFTDLQSFLDLYYANMAALQTEQDFADMTRAYLERAAAAGVRHAEIMMDPQAHLSRGIPLEACVKGVASVLATSEEEYGISTILIAAFLRDLPEDSALEVLGRLLAMNAPIGAIGLDSAEVGNPPSKFERLYAKAREAGLRLTAHAGEEGPASYITEALDLLGVERIDHGIRCMDDPDLVERLVDARIPLTVCPLSNVRLRAVDTLADHPLPAMLAAGLNVSVNSDDPAYFGGYVDDNFEQLTAVFDLSDFDKARLAANSIHSSFASEERKAELLAELNGREVSD, from the coding sequence ATGGACAACTTTGCCGGCGGCAGCAGCGCGCCCGAAACCGAAACGGAACCCGCGGAAACTGAGGTTCCCGCCAAGCCCCTTCCGGTGGCCGAACTGCACCTGCACATCGAGGGCACGCTGCAGCCTGAGCTCATCTTTGCCCTGGCCGAGCGCAACGGCATAACGCTGCCGTATTCCGGGCTGGATGAACTGCGCCAGAAGTACGAGTTCACCGATCTGCAGTCCTTCCTGGACCTCTACTACGCCAATATGGCAGCACTCCAAACCGAGCAGGACTTTGCGGATATGACCCGCGCCTACCTGGAGCGGGCAGCCGCCGCAGGGGTCCGGCACGCCGAAATCATGATGGATCCGCAGGCGCACCTCTCCCGCGGCATCCCCCTCGAGGCGTGCGTCAAAGGCGTGGCTTCGGTGCTGGCAACCTCCGAGGAGGAGTATGGAATCTCCACCATCCTCATCGCGGCCTTCCTGCGCGACCTGCCGGAGGACTCGGCACTGGAGGTCCTGGGCCGGTTGCTGGCCATGAACGCACCCATCGGCGCCATCGGCCTCGACTCGGCCGAAGTGGGAAACCCGCCGTCCAAGTTCGAGCGGCTGTACGCGAAGGCACGTGAAGCAGGCCTGCGGTTGACGGCGCACGCGGGGGAGGAAGGCCCGGCGTCGTACATCACTGAAGCCCTGGACCTCCTGGGTGTGGAACGGATCGACCACGGCATCCGCTGCATGGACGATCCCGACCTCGTGGAGCGCCTGGTGGACGCCCGGATTCCCCTGACCGTCTGCCCCCTGTCCAACGTCCGGCTCCGTGCCGTGGACACCCTGGCGGATCATCCACTGCCGGCCATGCTTGCGGCGGGCCTCAATGTTTCGGTCAACTCGGACGATCCCGCCTACTTCGGCGGCTACGTGGATGACAACTTCGAGCAGCTGACCGCCGTGTTCGACCTCTCCGATTTTGACAAGGCGCGGCTGGCAGCGAACTCGATCCACTCCTCCTTCGCTTCCGAAGAGCGCAAGGCGGAACTGCTGGCCGAACTCAACGGCAGGGAAGTGTCCGACTGA
- a CDS encoding LysM peptidoglycan-binding domain-containing protein, producing the protein MKNTKFRTAARRGVTLAAVSAAGLALSATAANAATPTSTWDALAQCESGGNWSINTGNGFSGGLQFTASTWSAYGGTGSPQNASREQQIAVAERVQASQGWGAWPSCSSQLGLSGGGGAPVQSAPVQSAPVQSATVQSAPVQATQVQSAPVQQAPAPRHATSVALSGETYTLQAGDTLSIVAQKLGIQGGWQHLADANLDTIADPNLVFAGQVIQLPA; encoded by the coding sequence ATGAAAAACACCAAATTCCGTACTGCCGCACGCCGCGGAGTCACCCTGGCCGCCGTCTCCGCGGCAGGTTTGGCCCTTTCCGCAACGGCGGCCAACGCAGCGACACCCACGTCCACCTGGGACGCGCTGGCCCAGTGCGAGAGCGGCGGCAACTGGTCCATCAACACGGGCAACGGCTTCTCCGGCGGCCTGCAGTTCACCGCCAGCACCTGGTCGGCCTACGGCGGAACCGGGTCTCCCCAGAACGCCAGCCGTGAACAGCAGATCGCGGTAGCCGAGCGGGTCCAGGCTTCCCAGGGTTGGGGCGCATGGCCGTCCTGCTCATCCCAGCTCGGACTGAGCGGTGGCGGCGGAGCCCCCGTCCAGAGTGCGCCTGTCCAGAGCGCACCCGTCCAGAGCGCCACGGTCCAGAGTGCACCCGTCCAGGCCACGCAGGTCCAGAGCGCTCCGGTCCAGCAGGCACCGGCCCCGCGGCACGCAACCTCCGTTGCCCTCAGCGGCGAGACCTACACCCTCCAGGCCGGAGATACCTTGAGCATCGTTGCCCAGAAGCTGGGCATCCAGGGCGGCTGGCAGCACCTTGCGGACGCCAACCTGGACACCATTGCAGACCCGAACCTGGTATTCGCGGGCCAGGTCATCCAGCTTCCCGCGTAA
- a CDS encoding MSMEG_6728 family protein: MQTFLPYPDFRQSAAALDTARLGKQRVEALQTLRALVIPGYGWQTHPAIRMWMGHVPALTMYGLAMVDEWTERGHPDNTRANIAEFAPQAAHPDYAAKIVMPPWLGDPDFHLSHRSKLVHKEPKFYTPVFPDAIPDMDYVWPEPRHEFLPEEPEGDILWILREPHDDVDPQSLTTVALPPVNRAAAAAAAMSTGDDGYSPVYVDDGSRRPSRAPKKAPPKPQAKKPTRKRLAQEEAFRTLPGKTPVAVPFENGARFAVGQVVGRPITLDDGRFGRNFEVTEIIDRSAFTYPALLQDPRVFFPVEAP, encoded by the coding sequence ATGCAAACCTTTCTCCCGTACCCTGACTTCCGCCAAAGCGCCGCAGCATTGGACACCGCGCGGCTGGGCAAGCAGCGGGTCGAAGCGCTGCAAACCCTCCGCGCCCTGGTGATCCCGGGCTACGGCTGGCAGACCCACCCGGCGATCCGGATGTGGATGGGCCACGTGCCCGCCCTCACCATGTACGGGCTGGCGATGGTGGACGAATGGACCGAGCGCGGCCACCCTGACAACACCCGCGCCAACATTGCGGAGTTCGCACCGCAGGCAGCCCACCCGGACTATGCCGCCAAGATCGTCATGCCGCCGTGGCTTGGTGATCCGGACTTCCACCTGAGCCACCGTTCCAAGCTGGTCCACAAGGAACCAAAGTTTTACACCCCGGTGTTCCCGGATGCGATTCCGGACATGGACTACGTCTGGCCCGAGCCCCGGCACGAGTTCCTGCCGGAGGAGCCGGAAGGGGACATCCTGTGGATCCTCCGGGAACCGCACGACGACGTCGACCCCCAGTCCCTCACCACGGTGGCGCTTCCCCCGGTGAACCGCGCCGCTGCTGCCGCGGCAGCCATGTCCACGGGCGACGACGGCTACTCCCCCGTTTATGTGGACGACGGCTCCCGCAGGCCGTCCCGGGCGCCGAAGAAGGCCCCGCCCAAGCCCCAGGCGAAGAAGCCCACGCGCAAGCGGCTGGCGCAGGAGGAAGCGTTCCGGACCCTTCCTGGAAAGACTCCGGTAGCGGTTCCGTTCGAGAACGGGGCCAGGTTCGCTGTCGGACAGGTGGTGGGCCGCCCCATCACCCTCGATGACGGCCGTTTTGGCAGGAATTTCGAGGTCACGGAAATCATCGACCGGTCCGCGTTCACGTACCCGGCGCTGCTGCAGGACCCCCGCGTGTTCTTCCCGGTGGAGGCCCCGTAG
- a CDS encoding SDR family oxidoreductase: MTILLAGCGDLGTEAGLRFAASGHRVVGWRRSPAKLPAAIEGAAADLASPDLPPVPVDTSAVVIAVAADSPTEEAYRAAYVRGAANVLNALERDGVVPRRIIFVSSTAVYGDADGGWVDETTPPNPGGFSGRVLMEAEDLLQARLAGTGSVGTSLRLGGIYGPGRTRLIDQVKSGSAVIPGDVCYTNRIHRDDAAAALVHLATMDAAPGPIYVGVDNEPADLGTVLRFLAAELGLPSPRVGDAGPARGGNKRCGNHLLRSTGFAFTFPTFREGYREVIAGNGVRHP, from the coding sequence ATGACGATTCTCCTGGCCGGCTGCGGCGATCTGGGCACCGAGGCGGGTCTGCGGTTCGCCGCATCAGGCCACCGTGTTGTCGGGTGGCGCCGCTCGCCCGCAAAACTGCCGGCAGCCATCGAAGGTGCCGCGGCTGACCTGGCGTCTCCGGACCTGCCGCCGGTCCCGGTGGATACCTCCGCCGTCGTGATTGCCGTGGCTGCCGACTCCCCCACGGAGGAGGCATACCGCGCCGCGTATGTACGCGGAGCGGCAAACGTTCTGAACGCACTCGAACGCGATGGAGTGGTGCCTCGCCGCATCATCTTCGTCTCGTCCACCGCCGTGTACGGCGACGCGGACGGCGGGTGGGTGGATGAAACCACGCCGCCCAACCCCGGTGGTTTCTCCGGCCGCGTGCTGATGGAGGCCGAAGACCTTCTGCAGGCCAGGCTTGCCGGCACCGGTTCCGTGGGCACCTCGCTCAGGCTGGGCGGTATCTACGGGCCAGGCCGGACACGGTTGATCGACCAGGTGAAGTCGGGCTCGGCGGTGATTCCTGGGGACGTGTGCTACACCAACCGAATCCACCGGGACGACGCCGCGGCGGCCCTGGTGCACCTGGCAACAATGGATGCCGCGCCCGGGCCCATATATGTAGGCGTGGACAACGAGCCGGCAGATCTGGGAACCGTGTTGCGCTTCCTGGCTGCCGAACTGGGCCTTCCTTCACCCCGCGTGGGCGACGCCGGACCCGCCCGCGGGGGCAATAAGCGCTGCGGCAACCATCTCCTTCGCAGCACCGGGTTTGCCTTCACGTTTCCCACTTTCCGGGAAGGGTACAGGGAGGTTATAGCGGGGAACGGCGTACGCCATCCATGA
- a CDS encoding DUF1622 domain-containing protein — MEFRQIIETVGQLVDFAGVAVMVIGAVVSLPMAIRGHQPRQLPAGAEKLSFYRSYRQLLGRSILLGLELLVAADIIRTVAVTPTFVSVGVLAIIVLIRTFLSFSLELEITGRWPWQKEAPAARSGSTASAA, encoded by the coding sequence ATGGAATTTCGGCAGATCATTGAGACAGTTGGGCAACTGGTTGACTTTGCAGGCGTTGCGGTCATGGTGATCGGGGCGGTGGTTTCCCTCCCGATGGCAATCCGTGGCCACCAGCCGCGGCAGCTTCCAGCGGGGGCGGAGAAACTGAGCTTCTATCGCTCCTACCGCCAGTTGCTTGGCCGGTCCATCCTGCTGGGCCTTGAACTGCTCGTCGCTGCCGATATCATCCGCACCGTTGCCGTAACGCCGACGTTCGTCAGCGTCGGGGTGCTGGCCATCATCGTGTTGATCCGGACGTTCCTCAGCTTCTCGCTGGAGCTGGAAATCACGGGGCGCTGGCCATGGCAAAAGGAAGCACCTGCGGCCCGTTCCGGCTCCACAGCTTCCGCGGCCTAA
- a CDS encoding HNH endonuclease signature motif containing protein codes for MEAIGEDLGEAYDAGSWPPRPAHLHPVPSEDPLAGPLQASASGPGGQDVLDELAAQLAAAALAAPDMLATASYVEAADYAARIEGLARSVEYLQLVAAGAVDRTRTQAINDAATAKTRATRSRKGQSGGWITGWDANGIETLNTTPATASGTGALDQTSTACATGTSTGTGAVSETDANWPGPPSTRGLMRPVVVSPADDGCRNTAEFLRLRLQVPIREARRRLTLAQHALPGTTITGEPLTPTRPHLAAALTPAGTDAPTSTGTGTESWTAQDPAVSSHAATIITATLDRLQHHTTEEILDRIEHHLTTAATSCDPDFLTRLAQRWMDTIDADGTEPTEETLRHTQGAFIRKPRHGLHRVEIFATTDQYEHLLTVMNTATNPRTTTPNTGMCTATGTAEGSGTGGGSGGGSGGTGTGTGGSTPAGNATEHTALPDLDRRTRAQKQLDGLVSAAKAALTTNTLPTTGGNRPQIIATIHYQDLFPHTTGTTSGKTEPGSEARTHSQAEPETAPEAQTGTSTGTGAFMFTGPVAATTLRKTACDADIIPALLGTRGEILDLGRKTRLFTPAQRLALTARDQGCAFPNCTIPAPWCEAHHITYWSHGGPTTTNNGVLLCSHHHHLIHKEQWKITTTHGTPTFIPPPHLDPNQTPQQNHYFKPPPPPHPRD; via the coding sequence ATGGAGGCCATTGGGGAAGATCTTGGTGAGGCGTATGACGCCGGCAGTTGGCCGCCACGCCCGGCCCACCTTCACCCGGTCCCCAGTGAGGATCCTTTGGCAGGTCCTTTGCAGGCATCGGCTTCCGGGCCCGGTGGGCAGGACGTGCTGGACGAGCTGGCCGCACAGCTGGCGGCCGCCGCCCTGGCCGCCCCGGACATGCTCGCAACGGCATCCTATGTCGAGGCCGCCGATTACGCCGCCCGGATCGAGGGCCTCGCCCGCTCCGTGGAGTACCTCCAACTCGTGGCCGCCGGTGCCGTGGACCGGACCCGCACCCAGGCCATCAACGACGCCGCCACAGCCAAAACCCGCGCAACCCGGTCCCGGAAAGGCCAGTCCGGGGGCTGGATCACCGGCTGGGACGCCAACGGCATCGAAACCCTCAACACCACCCCAGCAACAGCCAGCGGAACCGGCGCCTTGGACCAGACCAGCACAGCGTGCGCGACCGGGACTTCTACCGGGACCGGCGCGGTAAGCGAGACCGACGCCAACTGGCCCGGCCCGCCCTCCACACGAGGCCTGATGCGCCCCGTGGTGGTGTCCCCGGCCGATGACGGCTGCCGGAACACCGCAGAGTTCCTCCGCCTACGCCTGCAAGTCCCCATCCGCGAAGCCCGCCGCCGCCTCACCCTCGCCCAGCACGCACTGCCCGGCACCACCATCACCGGCGAACCACTCACACCAACCCGGCCACACCTCGCCGCCGCCCTCACACCCGCCGGCACTGATGCCCCCACCAGCACCGGGACCGGCACGGAATCCTGGACGGCCCAGGACCCGGCGGTGTCCTCACACGCAGCGACCATCATCACCGCCACCCTCGACCGGCTCCAACACCACACCACCGAAGAGATCCTCGACCGGATCGAGCACCACCTCACCACCGCCGCCACCAGCTGCGACCCCGACTTCCTCACCCGCCTGGCCCAACGCTGGATGGACACCATCGACGCCGACGGCACCGAACCCACCGAAGAAACCCTCCGCCACACCCAAGGCGCTTTCATCCGCAAACCCCGCCATGGCCTGCACCGCGTCGAAATCTTCGCCACCACCGACCAATACGAACACCTCCTCACCGTCATGAACACCGCCACGAACCCCCGCACCACCACCCCCAACACCGGCATGTGCACGGCCACTGGCACTGCAGAGGGGTCGGGCACGGGCGGCGGCAGCGGTGGCGGCAGCGGAGGGACAGGTACCGGCACCGGAGGCAGCACACCGGCAGGCAACGCCACCGAGCACACCGCCCTGCCGGACCTGGACCGGCGCACCCGCGCCCAAAAACAACTCGACGGCCTCGTCAGCGCCGCCAAAGCCGCCCTCACCACCAACACCCTGCCCACCACCGGCGGCAACCGACCCCAAATCATCGCCACCATCCACTACCAAGACCTCTTCCCTCACACCACCGGCACCACATCCGGGAAAACAGAACCAGGATCAGAGGCCCGAACGCACTCACAAGCGGAACCGGAAACCGCCCCGGAAGCCCAGACAGGGACCTCCACCGGGACCGGAGCATTCATGTTCACCGGGCCCGTCGCCGCCACCACCCTGCGCAAAACCGCTTGCGACGCCGACATCATCCCCGCCCTCCTGGGCACCCGCGGCGAAATCCTCGACCTCGGCCGCAAAACCCGGCTCTTCACCCCCGCCCAACGCCTGGCCCTCACCGCCCGAGACCAAGGCTGCGCCTTCCCCAACTGCACCATTCCCGCCCCTTGGTGCGAAGCCCACCACATCACCTACTGGTCACACGGCGGACCCACCACCACCAACAACGGCGTCCTGCTCTGCAGCCATCACCACCACCTCATCCACAAAGAACAATGGAAAATCACCACCACCCACGGCACACCCACCTTCATCCCCCCACCCCACCTCGACCCCAACCAAACACCCCAACAAAACCACTACTTCAAACCACCCCCACCACCCCACCCACGGGACTAA
- a CDS encoding isocitrate lyase/PEP mutase family protein, translating to MTEPNSAKATELLSLHQAPEILQVVNVWDAITAKVITDVPGTKALATASHSIAATLGYEDGENIPVDEMISFVGRIAAATHLPVSADLESGYGNPGETTRKAIGVGIVGANIEDQMRPLTDAVNQMAAVVHAGAAEGIDFVLNARTDAFLKGQDRAFEDVLSDAIERGRAFLDVGATTVFVPGLLDKPTVTALVEGIGWNKISVINVPGSLPPAKLQELGVARISYGPWTQRVALTALADAAAELLAGGQLPENTRPLN from the coding sequence ATGACTGAACCCAACAGTGCAAAAGCCACCGAACTGCTGAGCCTTCACCAAGCTCCTGAGATCCTTCAGGTGGTCAACGTCTGGGATGCCATCACCGCCAAAGTGATTACGGATGTCCCCGGAACCAAAGCCCTCGCGACAGCAAGCCACTCAATCGCGGCAACTCTGGGCTACGAGGATGGTGAGAACATTCCCGTCGACGAGATGATCAGCTTTGTGGGCCGAATCGCCGCAGCCACGCATTTGCCAGTCAGCGCTGACCTTGAATCCGGGTACGGAAATCCGGGTGAAACCACCCGGAAGGCGATCGGAGTGGGCATCGTCGGCGCAAACATTGAAGACCAGATGCGCCCGCTGACAGACGCCGTAAACCAGATGGCAGCTGTTGTTCACGCTGGCGCTGCCGAAGGAATTGATTTCGTCCTGAACGCCCGCACCGACGCATTTCTGAAGGGCCAGGACCGTGCGTTCGAAGATGTACTTTCCGACGCCATCGAACGCGGCAGGGCGTTCCTGGACGTAGGCGCCACCACTGTCTTTGTGCCGGGACTCCTGGACAAGCCCACGGTCACAGCGCTGGTTGAGGGCATCGGCTGGAACAAAATCTCTGTCATCAATGTCCCCGGTTCCCTGCCGCCGGCCAAGCTGCAGGAACTGGGCGTTGCGCGCATCTCGTACGGTCCATGGACGCAGAGGGTGGCCCTGACAGCCCTCGCCGACGCAGCCGCAGAACTGCTCGCGGGCGGCCAGCTTCCTGAGAATACGCGGCCCTTGAACTAG
- a CDS encoding YqjF family protein, with protein sequence MFSDQRWLDAVFLHWRIPEALAAKFMPTGVQPDVFDGSSWVGLIGFRMVQAGLGHGPGIAYLGSFNEVNVRLYSREPDGTRGVVFLSLDANRLPVVIATRAVGIPYVWSRIRQWPPFLDGHDGRQRGNHRRSAAGTRGLPVGYSVHRFGANAARSHFGVVPRLDTAATDPLSIFLTARFGMHGRLDGRTIYVPNTHQEWPLFSADVHRLSDRLVQAAGISVSGPPESVLYSPGVRTRFGRPRLLGTGG encoded by the coding sequence GTGTTCTCCGACCAGCGGTGGCTTGACGCCGTCTTCCTCCACTGGCGAATTCCCGAGGCATTGGCGGCGAAGTTCATGCCGACTGGGGTTCAACCGGATGTGTTCGACGGCAGTTCCTGGGTTGGGCTCATTGGATTTCGCATGGTGCAGGCGGGGCTTGGCCACGGCCCCGGCATCGCCTACTTGGGAAGCTTCAATGAGGTCAACGTCAGGCTTTACTCGCGGGAGCCGGACGGGACCCGCGGCGTGGTGTTCCTGAGCCTGGACGCTAACCGACTCCCAGTCGTCATCGCAACGCGGGCAGTTGGGATTCCCTACGTCTGGTCACGTATCCGGCAATGGCCGCCCTTTCTGGACGGTCATGACGGACGCCAGCGTGGCAACCACCGGAGGAGTGCTGCCGGCACGCGTGGATTACCTGTTGGCTATTCCGTGCACCGGTTCGGTGCCAACGCTGCCCGAAGCCACTTCGGCGTGGTGCCCAGACTGGATACCGCCGCCACCGATCCACTGTCGATCTTCCTTACCGCGAGGTTCGGAATGCATGGCCGCTTGGACGGCAGAACCATATATGTTCCGAATACCCACCAGGAGTGGCCACTCTTTAGCGCAGATGTCCACCGGCTCAGCGACCGCTTGGTCCAAGCTGCCGGCATCAGCGTGAGCGGGCCGCCGGAATCTGTCCTGTACTCGCCAGGAGTCCGGACCAGATTCGGCAGGCCTCGTCTGCTGGGAACAGGCGGCTAA